The segment aggtacacgcacacacacgtgcacggcctcacacacacacacacacacacacacacacacaggagcagagccagggagCCGCAGTAAACAAACTCTGAGCCCAACACGTGCGACGTCCTCGTCTGCAGAACAGCAACATGACTCAAAACTCAGACTTCACTTGAGTCTGAGTTTGAGGTTACTTTAGCCTGTTTACATGATCCAgattctattgtatttttgtcagACCAATGATCGTCCTGTGATTCAACTGGATTTAAATAAACTTACTACAGGCCACAGTCAGATCAAGACAGAATACTACTAATAACTCTATTATAAGGTCCTCGGTTCGATTCCCGGATCACGTGGAggctttgcatgttctccctgtgtcacaGTAGGCTCAGTTTTCACCCCTAAAGTACCAAGCGTTTCtcttttaaaatatacttttttatactttctttagtcctgctttagtttgagtttagtcctggtttagtcccagtttagtcctggcttactcctgctttagtcctgcttcagtcctgctttagtcctgctttagtttgagtttagtcctggtttagtcctgatttagtcctgctttagttctggtttagttctggtttagtcctggtttagtcctggtttagttctggtttagtcctgctttagttctggtttagttctggtttagtcctggtttagtcctgctttagttctggtttagttctggtttagtcctggtttagtcctgctttagtcctgctttagtcctgctttagttctggtttagtcctggtttagtcctgctttagttctggtttagttctggtttagtcctgctttagtcctgctttagttctggtttagtcctggtttagtcctgctttagttctggtttagttctggtttagtcctgctttagtcctgctttagtttgagtttagtcctgatttagtcctggtttagtcctgctttagtcctgctttagtcctgatttagtcctggtttagtcctgctttagtcctaatttagtcctgatttagtcctgctttagtcctgatttagtcctgatttagtccacgTGGACTTTTGGCTGCAGTTCTGTTAAACTCTGTCTCCATTTCCTGAAACTCACACAAACATTACATAACTGCACTGTATGAGCTGTCAATCATCTGCAGCCCCACAATGCACCAGGTCCAAGCAAGgaatggaccaggactaaaccaggactattccaggactaaatcaaaactaaaccaggactatcctTGGAACTCAAAGGACCGGTACATGGAGCCATAAATCACACTTatgtaacatgttttaaatatgttCAGTCTGCAGCTGCTGAGGCCTGGGACACACCCACAATctggacctggttcagtcctggttcagtcctggtttagtcctggtccgggTGCAGAGAGTACATTAGAGTCAAAGGGGTACAAACATCATGAGTTTCCATTAAGTGACATTATTTTAGATGCCTGAGATGACGGTGCAAACATTTTAACTGAGGTTGCAATGCACCTTTTTGCCCCCCTGTAGACCcgggtctggttctggtttagtcctggtttagtcctactttagtcctactttagtcctggtttagtcctggtttagtcctgctttagtcctggtttagtcctactttagtcctactttagtcctggtttagtcctgctttagtcctgctttagtcctggtttagtcctgctttagtcctactttagtcctggtttagtcctgctttagtcctactttagtcctggtttagtcctactttagtcctggtttagtcctggtttagtcctggtttagtcctgctttagtcctgctttagtcctgctttagtccttgtctcTCTTGTTTACGctctgttcttgttctgtttaaataaagaggaACAGACTCTGTGAACTCAGACCTGGACCCGGTCCAACTGGGACAGAGTgaacccccctcctcctcctccttttcctcctcttcctctctccctcctcctctccgtgtTTTGTTTAGCCCAATGGTTCAGCCctgctttagtttagtttagtttttgtcctggttcagtgctgattTAGTTCATGTTCAGTccttagtctagtcctggttcattcctggtttagtcctggtctagtcctgatctagtcctggtctagtcctggtccagtcctggttcagccctggtctagttctagttcagtcctagtttagtcataaatcttttcttgttgttgttgtttcaggaAGTGCATCGCTTCTCCATTCAGCCCCAGGATCCCCAGcgccgcgctctgattggccgcaGATGTGCCATGTGACCTGGGCTGATAGTAGTGCCTTATATGGTCGCGTGGTGGAGGAGCATTGGGTTCAGACTCTGACTAGAGCAGGGTCTTTCTGAGAACTGCTCCGTACAaactgttcctctctctcccctctccgtcgctcctcctcctcctcgcctcctctttctttctcagtATCACTttattctttctctcctctgtcatcTCTGTTTCTGTCACTCAAAAAGTTTAGCAAAATATATAAGAGAGTTTTGATTTTCTATATGActtttgtagctttaatccatgttctaatgctgtttcctcctcaaaaacagacctggagttgtgttttgtttcattcacacatgtttaagtcacactttattattagtctgtctccgtctccaaagctcaaaatgctctgttccaacttgtgatgtcatcaagtggtagttttcacgttaacagctcctttttattgtagagattggcaattccaactgaaatcatccaaatgattctaatgaagctgcatggagtttaaacacTAATTTACCCTCATTGCACTTTTTGTAAAGAATAGAATTTTTGGAAATGCACTATTACtgcttaaaatgtataaaagaccATACTGACCCTGGCTTTTTACTAAAAATTGAGCATATCATTTTTTGTGTGCATGATAAGAACTTGGACTGAAAAAAAGCAattcatttaattattatatttggcaaattttatattcccaaaagtaaattttcttgtacttctttgttttttcctgttttaattaaTCAATTAGAATCTTACATATCCACTATCTCCAAAGGTTtatacacagtggagcacttcctgtatcaccacacgatgacatcacaaggtggaatagagtgttttcagtttgagagaagaactcagcctaaatctgcagggtttgtgtgttaaacatgtgtgaatgaaacaaaaaacacaactccaggtctgtttgtgatgaggaaacattagaacagatcagaaaacagagtaatatgggccctttaaacagagtaatatgggccctttaaatagtgtaatatgggccctttaaatagtgtaacatgggccatttaaatagagtaatatgggccctttaaatagtgtaatatgggccctttaagacaaTATCTCCTCCGTTCTATTGTACAGTATTATGatcctctgcagctctgtgtaCACAACTGCATAAATGCATTTACTACTTAATAGTCAATTATGACCCGtgcaataaaaagtacacatgtgGGTTTTTTATATTGACTGTTATCACAATAAATAGTTTGATAAAGGCTGTAGGCAGAGGGAGCAGATGCAGCCTGCTTTGTTATTGATTTATTCGCCTTACACTAACTTCATGATCTTTATTGCATAATAGTAACACATTACATCATGAGTCATCATTTTAAAGGCTCCATATGACTAtactctctgatctctgttctactgttgtttactcatcacaaacagacctggagttgtgttttgtttcattcacacatgtttaacacacaaaccctgcagatttagactgagttcttctctcaaactgaaaacactctgttccaccttgtgatgtcatcatgtggtaatacaggaagtgcttcactgtgtttttaaactccacacaccttcactagaatcatttggatcatttcagacctgggattgctaatctctacagaactaaaggtaaaaggagctgttaactggaaaactaccacttcatgacatcacgaggtggaacagagcattttgagctttggagatgttaaagactaatgataaagtgttactcaaacatgtgtgaatgaaacaaaacacaactccaggtctgtttttgaggaggaaacattagaacatgacttaaagctcacaagagtcaactttgcgtaatataggagctttaaatgaTAAATCACAATGAAACATGCATCTTTTTTCAGTCCAActttaggtttaggtttaggtttttTATGGAgcattggtcctggtttagtcctggtttagtcctggttcagtcctggtttagtcctggttgagttccgGTGTTGATGTGTAGTGAAGGTTGCTGTATGTGATTGAGATTGGACCATGTGCTGTGCAGCGTTGGAAGtaacagagtacacagacagttactttactaaaatcaaaggaatataCTGCACTACTTGATCACACACTTGAGACTTCACCAAGTACTCAGAGTATTCAGAAACAGTAATTTGGGTATTTGGTAAATTGGTCATGTTTTCAGTAACAGTTTTCAAAGTCGTCTTCCCGTTATCACTGGTGCTGTGATACTGACAGTAAACAAGAAGCACGATTTTAACGAGTGACGGAAGCTGTAAAAAGGTTCAACTTTGACTCAGTGCTTATTTACAACAGCAATCGACAACTCCAGAGCTGATAAAGCActcatacatgtttttatttcactattatctctgtaaatcaagatataaaaattaataacagacaaatcaggcatcttctttccccaaagttgctccttctagcgttagcaacaggtttgattgacagcgttgctaagcacccgcactgctggtttagcattaTTTTCAACCCCCTCGCTCccctctttggttgctatgatactcggggtCAGAATTCCTATAAGCAACTTGCTCCAAATTTGTCCCTATAAGTTTTTACgcattttatactgattaatgcTAAACCCaagtgaaccattttaaacacattggtcatttctctgtgattagtttgtagataaaatgagttctcacattggcttctgtcatataaataaatactaaaagagccagtcttttgaacggctctttgaaatcaACCGATGCagaagattcagatcccataaaagagccgaaagtcccatcactattaAGAAAATATTCAACTGTTCCACTTTGGTCCAGTCCACTCAACGTATACCCGTTTCACTGCACAAAATAGAGTTTGTTCTAGTGTTTCAAACTCGATACTAAGGACTCGATACTCAGTCCTGATTCTGCTAccacaatgattaaaaaaaacactctttcttagacaatatactgtgattttccacattaaatggtagtactttctcttctcttcccatgtgtcttatatctgtgtaatccctcagtgtccagtaggttccgtagtggtccatggatgtATACcacatacttgtctccatggagatgttattgctttgcctggaattttccacagtatggcaataaactaaCCACACCATtccaagtgacaggtcagatctgtgaagaggtgacgcCGCTCACGACAAGAATGCAAGTGTGTAAGGTTTTTCTCTGCCCGTAAAAAACCctactgaataaatgcaaaataggtcagtttaatgctatactgtggatcattcaggcgaagcaatgacatctccaaggagacaagacaaacaggtggcggaCTCCCTACTACAAATGTTactcagtgcacctttaaatatggcTAAATATGGAACATAGAAGCTGCTAGTGCTGTCACGATGCTACAGTtactattttgatactaaagaatagacttgatactcaatactgattctgataccacaatgatgataatataaacactctttctttagacaatatagtgtgattttaaacattaaatagtaggactttcttttctgttcccatgtgtcttatatctgtgtaatccctctgtgtcttatacttgttctgatacagctcaacatcattctaaagatatttcATACTGTCAAAGGGCGTTTTTtggtatcgatacctgctcaaatgagtatccagtTCAGATACTAGTTTGAATACTTTTGACAGTAGTGTGTTGTCCTTATAATTCCATTTAAACATAGTGCACATATGTGTCGTGTTATTGTTGCCTTGTGCTGTGGTCATATGAACACACTCCTGTTGCATAACCTCCAGAAGAAGCACAGCACAGCTCAGCACAAGGCCTGCAGTGGtaatacttttacactgaggtACTATATATGAAGTACTGCCAATACTTTACACTCAAGAACTACATATGACGTACTATCTATACTATAATGCTTTTACACTGAAGTACTACATATGCAATACTACAAATGCTTTTACACTCAAGTACTATATATGCAATACTgttaatacttttacactgaAGTACTACATGTAAAATACTATCAATACTTTTTTCAGCAAGGCACTACATATGAAATCCTGCCAATGCTTTTACACTGAAGTACCATATATGAAGTACTGTCAATACTTGTACACTGAGGTATTACATGTGAAGtactttcaatacttttacactgagatTAGCAAAGCatcgatccagctttttcagttccgataccaattccgattcgatactatggctttaagtaaCCTGCCGActcccgatatcaaccgataccagagcagagactgaaaacagcatttatttcctttaaactaaactaaaataagacaaaactgatccagacATGTGACAGGGCTGTTATGTATCTCTTAAGTAaagacagaacaactttgtgtaaataaaagttcaaacattcataGTTTTCCCCGACTGTGTCCACTAAATAGTCTTAATAGTATTTGTCCAGCCAGAATAttgccatgctgtgaaacattccaagcaaagcaatatcatatatatccatggaaacaagcaggtccctccaccagaaatgttacatagtgcttctttaTGATTTGTACTGTGAATATTAATGTGTATTTTGACAAAGGTTTACAATTGATAACTGGGACTAGAAAataatttgaatgtattttaatgtatttcgaATTGGCCTAcattcattttgcattttacatGAATTAAAACAAGCTGAGCAGTGCATGTGTGAGAGTCAAGATGATTTTCTTTGGCCCAGTCCCTCACAAACATAAACTAAACGGCATGGAGCAGGTCGGGTGATGTTTGCACTGCTGCTGTGAAGCCCCTGGGCTCACTCAGACGTGCACAACGTGGTGTCGCCATTTTGTTGTACTAGAAATATgcgctttgtttgttttgcctgAACAGACAGTTGGAGTTATGTAATGTCCAATATTCTGGAGGAGACCAAGTGCGCGGGGGAGTACGGGGCAAGGCGAGGAGCTTTGGTGAGGTAAATACAGAAAATGCATGCGTAAAGTTTGATTTAGTGGAGATATAAACATTTCAGCGTGTTGGTTATTGGATATTTTTCGTAAAAGTGCAGTCTTCTGGGAAAATATTGCTTTATTTTGGTTTGAAATAGTCCCTCCTGCAGCGCATAAATGGTGCGTCCCTCCTCGCGTCATCCATTGTTTACAAATCGCCTGGGCTCTTCGGTGCTTGGCTGTGCAGACATCCAACGGTCCATTCATCCGACGCGGACACGACCCACGCTCCCACCCGCCGCAGAAGCACGGACGCTCGGACTAAAACATGCCCTGTCGAAAGGAAAACTACATATTTCTGGAGCAGTCGGTGACGGTGGACTCCAAAGAGGTGGACGCGCTGGTGACGAAGATCGGAGAGGCGCTGCAGCTTCACAACAATGGCTCTGGACACCATCAGAAGGCGATGTCCATGTCCTGTCTGCACGGTATCACTGCAGGTAATGCGGCCGGAGCAGGCGGGAAACAGACGGCTCTGATCGGGGCCAGCGCTGGAGCGGGGATCCAGAGGGGACACGGATGCTGCTTAAGGCTCCGGAGCCGGGGACAGCACCGGGGGAGCAGCCGGGCGAGTCCGTACCACATCCCCGGCTCTAGCGACCAGGAGTGGGACCAAATCCGGCCGTGGAACAAGAAGCGGCTGGCGGTGGAGGAGGACGACCCACACCGGCTGCTACAGGAGCTTATTCTATCCGGGAATTTGATAAAAGAAGCGGTGAGGAGGCTGCAGTTCTCCGCGGCGGACTGTGGAGACTGCGCGGAGAACGTGTCGTGTTGACGCCGTTGAGGACGCACTCTGCCGCGGACACAGGGCTCGAGTCTGCCCGCTCCCCCCCTCCCAGGACTGTTCACGCGGACGATTTAgggtttaatttcattttttaaaagactgGTAGCTATGTTTTCTAATTCTTTTTTGGATTTCATCATGTGGTGTTTTGAAGGCGAGCTGTGATGAAGCTTGGCCACCTCATTCTGCGccggttttgtgttttttttttttttttttttgtggtctATTTCCACATTAATCCACAAAGGTGTCACAGAAAACATATTGGCGAATGCTCAGCTTAATTTGAGATTCTGAATCGAGTTAACTATGCAAAGTCTTGGTAAATATCTCAGCAGTGAATCCTTGTTTGGATCTGGCCACAGGGTTTGGGTAAATCTGTTTCTTGGCACGTTTTCCACGTCAACAGCTCCAAAAGAGAGGCGCCTTTGAGCCAAACACTCTGGACAAACGTGGCCCTAAACTCTGCAGTGAAGCCACAAACTGCacaatttagtatttttaaGACTCTTGAGTGAAAGTTACACTCCTTACACGGACATTTAGCTGCAAAACGCACAATTTGGACATGCTAATTGTTGctgaaatgttaaaaataacctATTGATTTTCTGGGTGTATTCTTTGGTTTGTCTGGGGTTAAAGTTCCATCAGAATCAGTCACAACACCGGCTTATCTTTCTGTGTGAGTGCCATGTTCAAGGATACAGCTCCAAACACATCTTATCACGTTTATTTTTGAGCCAaaggttttatttgtttggtttttttacaCTACGAATCAAAATCACATGAACTTTCCCTTTTTGCTTTATGTAAACAAGCAAAGATGGAGGTTCAAACGTGGTTTTTATGCAACGTGACATCACCAAACCTTTTTGTTTCCCCCTCCTGAACCTAAAatcagtagtattttttttgttttaaaaatttaAACCAACGAAATtcactaaaaatgtaaaagcgTAATTGTTGTTTAGCAGAGTTAGCCGGGCTAGCTGCTAACggtgctaacagctaacagagCCACGCCGTTTGTTTGGGTTCGAATGTCACCACTTCCGGGATGTAGTGCGGCTTCAAAACTGCTCTTTAGAACAAAAAATAAGCAACAAAACCCGAATCTTTTCAGAGTTTATCGCCAAATTTGGGTGTA is part of the Periophthalmus magnuspinnatus isolate fPerMag1 chromosome 16, fPerMag1.2.pri, whole genome shotgun sequence genome and harbors:
- the gbp gene encoding glycogen synthase kinase binding protein, translated to MPCRKENYIFLEQSVTVDSKEVDALVTKIGEALQLHNNGSGHHQKAMSMSCLHGITAGNAAGAGGKQTALIGASAGAGIQRGHGCCLRLRSRGQHRGSSRASPYHIPGSSDQEWDQIRPWNKKRLAVEEDDPHRLLQELILSGNLIKEAVRRLQFSAADCGDCAENVSC